The proteins below are encoded in one region of Leptotrichia sp. oral taxon 218:
- a CDS encoding MarR family transcriptional regulator: MYENFSKHIGKLVCRHGAKPCNKETELLGTLKASMTTT, translated from the coding sequence TTGTACGAAAATTTTAGTAAGCATATAGGGAAACTTGTATGTAGACACGGAGCAAAACCGTGCAACAAAGAAACTGAATTGCTGGGAACTCTTAAAGCTAGTATGACCACAACATAA
- a CDS encoding energy-coupling factor ABC transporter ATP-binding protein — protein sequence MNFITVKNLSFKYPNGTENVLNDISFKVEKGEKVAIIGQNGAGKTTLVKMLNGLLKPTSGDVIVDEWNTQKYSVAKMSKKVGYVFQNPMDQIFHNNVYDEIAFGAKKLKFSEEKIKKLVEDAMKLTKLEKFSKENPYNLPYSMRKFVTIAAVIAMDVEVIVMDEPTAGQDFKGMKILHDLIDELQKRGKTIVTITHDMEFVVNNFDRIVVMTNGKIIADGNKREIFWNLEVLNKAMLKQPYISDLAREIDLNKNVLSIEEFVESY from the coding sequence ATGAATTTTATTACCGTAAAAAATTTGAGTTTTAAATATCCTAATGGTACAGAAAATGTACTTAATGATATTTCTTTTAAAGTTGAAAAAGGAGAAAAAGTAGCAATTATTGGACAAAATGGAGCTGGGAAAACGACATTAGTAAAAATGTTAAATGGACTTTTGAAACCGACTAGTGGTGATGTAATTGTCGATGAGTGGAACACACAAAAATATTCCGTAGCAAAAATGAGTAAAAAGGTTGGGTATGTTTTTCAAAATCCGATGGATCAAATTTTTCATAACAATGTTTATGATGAAATTGCTTTTGGTGCAAAAAAATTGAAGTTTTCTGAGGAAAAAATAAAAAAATTAGTGGAAGATGCAATGAAATTGACAAAATTGGAAAAATTTTCAAAGGAAAATCCGTATAATTTGCCATATTCGATGAGAAAGTTTGTTACGATTGCGGCTGTGATAGCGATGGATGTTGAGGTGATTGTGATGGATGAACCGACTGCAGGGCAAGATTTTAAAGGAATGAAAATTTTGCATGATTTGATTGATGAATTGCAAAAGAGAGGGAAAACGATTGTTACAATTACGCATGATATGGAATTTGTTGTGAATAATTTTGACAGAATAGTTGTTATGACAAATGGAAAAATAATCGCTGACGGAAATAAAAGAGAGATTTTTTGGAATTTGGAAGTTTTAAATAAGGCTATGTTAAAACAGCCATATATAAGTGACTTGGCACGAGAAATTGATTTAAATAAAAATGTCTTGTCAATTGAAGAATTTGTGGAAAGTTATTAG
- a CDS encoding EamA family transporter, whose product MKQYVADFGLLIVGILWGLGFVFVKIGLNTGINPFYLSALRFLVGGILFYFVFFKKMKKFRKKDIVAGLVVGTFQFLGYAFQTYGAMITTASKNAFFTSINVIVVPYIFWILHKKKPKIMTFIK is encoded by the coding sequence GTGAAACAGTATGTAGCGGATTTTGGGCTGTTAATAGTCGGAATATTATGGGGACTTGGGTTTGTATTTGTAAAAATCGGTTTAAATACGGGAATTAATCCATTTTATCTATCGGCGCTGAGATTTTTAGTCGGTGGAATTTTGTTTTATTTTGTTTTTTTTAAAAAGATGAAAAAATTTAGGAAAAAAGATATTGTTGCTGGACTTGTTGTCGGTACTTTTCAATTTTTGGGCTACGCTTTTCAAACTTATGGCGCAATGATTACGACGGCTAGTAAAAACGCATTTTTCACTTCGATAAATGTGATCGTCGTGCCATATATCTTTTGGATTTTACATAAAAAAAAGCCTAAAATAATGACTTTTATTAAATAG
- the recG gene encoding ATP-dependent DNA helicase RecG, translating to MSSYSLLYKNIDEIKIKGVTKTNLPKLKKLGIFSLYDLFYHFPRAYENRDNYKKINEVLDEEFVILKGTIVNIVSRFAKRGMVMVSAVLSDETGMMELLWFNNRYVKSNVKVGNEIMVYGKVKKGMKMQIINPEYKKIDEKSFEIKKENQILPIYPSTESLRQISIRKIIEDALNNYGYLLYENMPNEFLKKEKIIGRKEAMLNIHFPENEKKKEQAQKRFMFEEILLLEMGILQNRFQSEKNNKNVYKLEDKKSLVSKFIKNLPYELTKAQKTVITEIYKELKAGKIVNRLIQGDVGSGKTIVSFVILLYMIENGYQGAIMAPTEILSIQHYLGIIDEFSKLDIRVELLTASVKGKKREKLLNEIKEGLVNIVIGTHSLIEEDVVFKNLGLIVIDEQHKFGVRQRKLLRDKGNLANLIVMSATPIPRSLALTIYGDLDVSIIDELPSGRSPIKTKWIKDEIEKQKMYDFIDRMIEKGRQVYIVSPLIEESETLNVKSAQETFEEYKDIFPNRRIDIIHGRQKYKEKQEVMEKFKNHKIDILVSTTVIEVGVNVPNATVMVIRDAQRFGLSSLHQLRGRVGRGSHKSYCFLESQTNNEVSARRLEVMESTTDGFKIAEEDLKLRNSGEILGIKQSGVSDMVFTDIVRNVKEIKKVHDFVIWYLEKNNGQIENEFLKMDIYKKFFRAE from the coding sequence GTGAGTTCATATTCTTTGCTTTACAAAAATATTGATGAAATAAAAATTAAAGGAGTTACAAAAACAAATCTTCCAAAATTAAAAAAATTAGGAATTTTTTCACTTTATGATTTGTTTTATCATTTTCCGAGAGCTTATGAAAATAGAGATAATTATAAAAAGATAAACGAAGTTTTGGACGAGGAATTTGTCATTTTAAAAGGGACGATTGTAAATATTGTAAGTAGATTTGCTAAAAGAGGAATGGTGATGGTATCGGCGGTTTTGAGTGATGAGACTGGAATGATGGAACTTCTTTGGTTTAATAATCGGTATGTTAAAAGCAATGTAAAAGTTGGAAATGAAATTATGGTTTACGGAAAAGTTAAAAAAGGGATGAAAATGCAAATTATAAATCCTGAATATAAAAAAATTGATGAAAAAAGTTTTGAAATAAAAAAAGAAAATCAAATTTTGCCAATTTATCCGTCAACAGAATCTTTAAGACAAATTTCAATAAGAAAAATTATTGAGGATGCACTAAATAATTATGGATATTTGCTTTATGAAAATATGCCAAATGAATTTTTGAAAAAAGAGAAAATTATCGGCAGAAAAGAAGCAATGTTAAATATTCATTTTCCAGAAAATGAAAAGAAAAAAGAACAAGCTCAAAAAAGATTTATGTTTGAAGAAATTTTGCTTTTGGAAATGGGGATTTTGCAAAATAGATTTCAAAGTGAAAAAAATAATAAAAATGTTTATAAATTAGAAGATAAAAAAAGTCTTGTTTCAAAATTTATAAAAAATTTACCTTATGAACTTACAAAAGCACAAAAAACTGTGATAACGGAAATTTATAAAGAATTAAAAGCTGGAAAAATTGTAAATAGACTTATTCAAGGTGATGTCGGTTCAGGAAAAACAATTGTTTCATTTGTAATTCTTCTCTATATGATTGAAAATGGCTATCAAGGTGCGATAATGGCGCCGACAGAAATTCTTTCAATTCAGCATTATTTGGGAATTATAGATGAATTTTCAAAACTTGACATAAGAGTTGAGCTTTTAACGGCAAGTGTTAAAGGGAAAAAAAGAGAAAAATTACTTAATGAGATAAAAGAAGGACTTGTGAATATTGTGATTGGGACGCATTCTTTAATTGAAGAAGATGTGGTTTTTAAAAATCTTGGATTAATTGTAATTGATGAACAGCATAAATTTGGAGTAAGACAGAGAAAATTACTAAGAGATAAAGGAAATCTGGCAAATCTTATAGTTATGAGTGCGACTCCGATTCCCCGTTCTTTAGCGCTTACGATTTATGGAGATTTGGATGTTTCAATAATTGATGAATTGCCGAGCGGTCGCTCTCCAATTAAGACTAAATGGATAAAAGATGAAATTGAAAAACAGAAAATGTATGATTTTATCGACAGAATGATAGAAAAAGGAAGACAAGTTTATATTGTTTCACCGCTAATCGAAGAAAGTGAAACTTTGAATGTAAAATCGGCTCAGGAAACTTTTGAAGAATACAAAGATATTTTTCCTAATAGAAGAATAGATATTATTCACGGGCGACAAAAATATAAGGAAAAACAGGAAGTTATGGAAAAGTTTAAAAATCATAAAATTGATATTTTGGTGTCGACAACCGTCATTGAAGTTGGAGTGAATGTGCCAAATGCTACAGTTATGGTAATTCGGGATGCACAAAGATTTGGACTTTCGTCACTTCATCAGTTAAGAGGTCGTGTTGGTAGGGGAAGCCATAAATCTTATTGTTTTTTGGAATCTCAAACGAATAATGAAGTTTCGGCAAGAAGACTTGAAGTTATGGAAAGTACAACGGATGGTTTTAAAATTGCAGAAGAAGATTTGAAACTGAGAAATTCTGGAGAAATTTTGGGGATAAAGCAAAGCGGTGTGTCAGATATGGTTTTTACTGATATTGTAAGAAATGTTAAAGAAATTAAAAAAGTTCACGATTTTGTCATTTGGTATTTGGAAAAAAATAATGGGCAAATTGAGAATGAGTTTTTGAAAATGGATATTTATAAAAAGTTTTTTCGTGCAGAATAA